Proteins encoded together in one Branchiostoma floridae strain S238N-H82 chromosome 18, Bfl_VNyyK, whole genome shotgun sequence window:
- the LOC118405967 gene encoding uncharacterized protein LOC118405967, with protein sequence MESTRLCSPKDIRKPFRSKFNSMQVQALSNETKRQYRGYLAVYNITNYKNKHLPPVYKPNEVYQCPCDYNLYEDRCYGIFTHHTHLSWTSAKLECQARNGTLASMSDGLETEFLHTALIHIVQSRQLGGEKMYIGLQDRNEFEFNMTWSDGHPLSYTAWAHIDRRYNLTQPSGAEIEDCIVLWYEYTWRIEQWHDALCAGEDVFSYVCEIDAGKEDRVCQLGMQDYSIENHRVVASWYDTAPTMSHFGRLRHCTTYHGYGWSGIFDPKGVYFPWLQVDLPRLMLVAGILTQGLCTDEVDARVTEFHLFHGMTEMAWVPYTGKGTEPVMLIGNSYSNITASNMFDPTFTTLHIRLELRNGTELFGLRFDLLGYAVRNLTEEDFLIERRTDYAIKDDTIDTSQDCLDTHFRCGDGSCVHVVYLCDSINDCRDGTDESEEVCGPPDTCPEFSFSCKEGGGGQCISLSFFCDRDDDCNTYEDEIDCEWPEVNCRKDLGELECDNKKCYDSKLRCDGNKDCTDNSDEFRCDFCQGFQCFDGKCLPGQYQCDGQVDCNGYIGEDEDHCAYKWENATDLGYCEDLMLCRNTACVGNSTNTTCLFNLDLRGAHVGCRDATHLDGCTREDMTCPVNTVQCDTGYCIQQRLLLPKKSDC encoded by the exons ATGGAGTCAACACGACTCTGCTCACCCAAAGACATACGCAAGCCCTTCAGATCCAAGTTCAACTCCATGCAG GTCCAAGCCTTGTCCAATGAAACTAAGCGCCAGTACCGTGGGTACCTCGCCGTGTACAACATCACTAACTACAAGAACAAACACCTACCCCCAGTCTACAAGCCAAATGAAG TGTACCAGTGCCCGTGTGATTACAACCTGTATGAGGACCGTTGCTATGGTATTTTCACCCACCACACCCATCTGTCGTGGACCAGTGCCAAACTGGAGTGTCAGGCCAGGAACGGGACACTGGCCAGCATGTCAGATGGACTG GAGACAGAGTTTCTGCATACAGCACTTATCCATATAGTGCAATCCAGACAGCTAGGAGGGGAGAAAATGTACATAG GTCTTCAAGACAGAAACGAGTTTGAGTTCAACATGACGTGGTCTGATGGTCACCCACTGTCATATACGGCATG GGCACACATTGACAGGAGGTACAACCTGACCCAGCCATCAGGAGCAGAGATAGAGGACTGTATAGTGCTGTGGTATGAGTACACCTGGAGGATAGAACAGTGGCATGATGCGCTGTGTGCCGGGGAAGACGTCTTCAGCTACGTGTGTGAGATAGATGCTGGCAAGGAGG ATCGTGTTTGCCAGCTTGGCATGCAGGATTATTCCATAGAGAACCATCGGGTCGTGGCCTCCTGGTACGATACGGCGCCAACCATGTCGCACTTCGGTCGTCTTCGGCACTGCACCACCTATCATGGATATGGTTGGTCCGGCATCTTTGACCCGAAGGGTGTCTACTTCCCCTGGTTGCAG GTGGACCTTCCACGACTGATGCTGGTGGCGGGAATCCTGACCCAGGGCCTGTGTACGGACGAGGTGGACGCGAGGGTGACGGAGTTTCACCTGTTCCACGGGATGACGGAGATGGCGTGGGTACCCTACACCGGGAAAGGCACAGAACCTGTG ATGTTGATAGGGAACTCCTATAGCAACATCACTGCCAGTAACATGTTTGACCCGACCTTCACCACTCTACACATCCGCCTGGAGCTACGGAACGGGACGGAACTCTTCGGACTCAGATTCGACCTCCTCGGCTACGCCGTGAGGAATT TGACTGAAGAAGATTTTCTGATTGAAAGAAGGACGGACTATGCAATCAAGGATGATACAATAG ATACTAGCCAGGACTGTCTGGACACCCATTTCCGCTGTGGAGACGGGTCATGCGTGCACGTGGTGTATCTCTGCGACAGTATCAACGACTGCAGGGATGGAACTGACGAATCAGAGGAGGTTTGTG GTCCACCTGACACCTGTCCTGAGTTCTCCTTCAGCTGTAAGGAGGGAGGGGGAGGACAGTGCATCTCTCTATCCTTCTTCTGTGATCGTGATGATGACTGCAACACTTATGAAGACGAAATTGATTGCG AATGGCCGGAGGTGAACTGCAGAAAAGACCTGGGTGAACTTGAGTGTGACAATAAGAAGTGCTACGACAGCAAGCTGAGATGTGATGGAAACAAAGACTGCACCGACAACAGTGATGAATTTCGATGtg ACTTCTGCCAGGGTTTCCAGTGTTTTGACGGCAAGTGCCTGCCTGGACAGTATCAGTGCGATGGTCAGGTTGACTGTAATGGGTACATTGGTGAAGATGAAGACCACTGTG CGTACAAATGGGAGAATGCGACAGACCTGGGTTACTGTGAGGACCTGATGTTGTGCAGGAATACTGCATGTGTGGGGAACAGCACCAACACTACCTGCCTCTTCAACCTGGACCTCAGGGGAGCTCACGTTGGCTGTCGGGATGCTACCCATCTGGATGGCTGCA CTCGAGAGGACATGACGTGCCCAGTGAACACAGTCCAGTGTGACACTGGGTACTGTATCCAGCAGCGTTTATTGCTACCTAAAAAGTCTGACTGTTGA